One window of Thermocoleostomius sinensis A174 genomic DNA carries:
- a CDS encoding ATP-binding protein: MNSTTPVYQESIQFNTDLNSVADVLDWFKQFDQVPLPHTVWLECQIALAEGFTNAVRHAHASKAPETPIEVEIFITDQSIELKIWDSGSGFNIAESLRNPHMDQTAEHGRGIKIIGKIADQVSYTRINQRNCLIITKHYTSGK, from the coding sequence ATGAACTCAACAACGCCTGTATACCAGGAAAGCATTCAGTTTAACACCGATCTCAACTCCGTCGCTGATGTTTTGGATTGGTTTAAGCAATTTGACCAGGTTCCGTTGCCCCATACTGTTTGGCTTGAATGTCAAATTGCCCTAGCAGAAGGGTTTACCAATGCGGTTCGTCATGCCCATGCCAGCAAAGCCCCCGAAACCCCGATCGAGGTCGAGATTTTCATAACCGATCAGTCCATTGAATTAAAAATCTGGGATTCTGGCTCTGGGTTTAATATTGCTGAATCTTTGCGAAATCCTCACATGGATCAAACCGCCGAACATGGACGCGGCATCAAAATCATTGGTAAAATCGCTGATCAAGTCAGCTACACTCGCATTAACCAGCGCAATTGTCTAATAATTACCAAGCACTACACATCCGGCAAATAA
- a CDS encoding ArsR/SmtB family transcription factor gives MKPAETVPAEVVQQVAEYFGVLSEPMRLRLLNLLRDGEKCVQDLVDATQTSQANVSKHLKVMLQAGILTRRSEGTSAYYSVSDELIFELCNLVCDRLASRIEQQAKYFRAFSLASRDSELGISVRD, from the coding sequence ATGAAACCAGCAGAGACTGTGCCCGCAGAAGTTGTGCAGCAAGTTGCTGAGTACTTCGGTGTGTTGAGTGAACCGATGCGATTGCGCCTACTCAATCTGTTGCGAGATGGCGAAAAATGCGTCCAAGATTTAGTCGATGCGACGCAAACCAGTCAAGCTAATGTGTCAAAGCACCTAAAGGTGATGCTACAAGCGGGCATCTTAACTCGCCGCAGCGAAGGCACCTCGGCTTACTATAGTGTCTCGGATGAGCTAATCTTCGAGCTATGCAATCTAGTGTGCGATCGACTAGCAAGTCGCATTGAGCAACAGGCCAAGTATTTTCGTGCCTTTAGTTTGGCCAGCCGAGATTCGGAGTTAGGGATTAGCGTTCGGGATTAA
- a CDS encoding PP2C family protein-serine/threonine phosphatase — translation MESALTAKILVIDDDPGIRLVIQKILQKQGYDVILASDGQQGIDLATQIQPALIICDWIMPVLDGLEVCRRVRANPALATTYFILLTSRGEVSDRVTGLNTGADDFLSKPVEISELQARVRAALRLHQLSQDLQTQKQLLEAELAEAATYVRSLLPPPLLGTVNIDARFIPCRQLGGDCFDYFWLDPDYLAIYLLDVSGHGLGSALPSSLVLNLLRSHVLPAVNFYQPHDVLHGLNEAFQMNLQNQKYFTIWYGVYNQAKRQLTYASAGHPPAILIAPTETGSPAVHRLATPSVPIGILPEVSYNSDRQTIPPNSTLYIFSDGIYEAGQLATPSKWNLDAFVELLVQLNASANLDSILEQVQQSSGVETFDDDLSLLKVNFS, via the coding sequence ATGGAAAGTGCGTTAACAGCCAAAATTTTAGTAATTGATGATGACCCTGGAATTCGATTAGTAATTCAAAAAATTCTACAAAAGCAAGGATATGATGTCATTCTAGCGAGCGACGGGCAGCAAGGTATTGATTTAGCAACACAAATTCAACCAGCCCTGATTATCTGTGATTGGATTATGCCGGTGTTAGATGGGTTAGAAGTATGTCGCCGGGTACGAGCTAATCCTGCCTTAGCTACAACGTATTTTATTTTACTAACATCTCGGGGTGAAGTATCCGATCGGGTCACTGGCTTAAACACTGGGGCAGATGATTTTTTGTCAAAGCCTGTCGAAATCAGTGAATTGCAGGCCAGGGTACGGGCTGCCCTGCGCCTACACCAACTCAGTCAAGATTTGCAGACTCAGAAACAACTGCTCGAAGCAGAATTGGCGGAAGCGGCTACCTACGTTCGATCGCTATTGCCACCACCGCTGCTGGGTACTGTCAATATTGACGCGCGCTTTATTCCTTGTCGGCAATTAGGCGGCGATTGCTTTGACTATTTCTGGCTTGATCCCGATTATTTGGCCATCTACCTCTTAGATGTATCTGGGCATGGATTGGGATCGGCGTTGCCCTCCAGCTTGGTGCTGAATTTATTGCGATCGCACGTATTGCCAGCCGTTAATTTCTATCAGCCGCATGACGTACTGCATGGGCTGAATGAGGCCTTCCAGATGAACCTTCAGAACCAGAAGTATTTCACCATTTGGTATGGCGTATATAACCAAGCCAAACGGCAATTAACCTATGCCAGCGCCGGCCATCCACCTGCCATCTTAATTGCACCAACCGAGACCGGATCGCCAGCGGTGCATCGGTTAGCCACCCCCAGTGTTCCCATTGGAATCTTGCCTGAAGTGTCCTACAACAGCGATCGCCAAACGATTCCACCTAACAGTACGCTTTACATCTTTAGCGATGGCATCTACGAAGCTGGGCAACTCGCTACTCCGTCTAAATGGAATCTAGATGCGTTTGTTGAGTTGCTTGTTCAGCTAAATGCCAGCGCTAACCTAGACTCCATCTTAGAGCAGGTACAGCAATCGAGTGGGGTAGAAACGTTTGATGACGATCTGTCTCTGTTGAAAGTCAACTTCAGTTAA
- a CDS encoding isochorismate synthase, translating to MLCQSPFTPLDSLQDCNKLYQFLDFCKQQSIAEQHEKIASISSTIESIDPLAVLWQFGKPQQRHFYFENRDQERAIAAIGEARSIQIEGTRRFETAQEFIQRCLKHFVISDASNLPWAQPCFFSSFTFFDQSTASNSYFPSAIVFLPQWQIVQGSDRSAILLHQVIEADTNIELLTEKIWRDFQSIQQISYSFFHFSTQLPTLLNWEIVDTHDFQSTVVAALKSIQQQQLNKLVLAHAIDVVSPLPFQWGHSLHNLRQLHPDCYVFSVGNGHGQSFVGASPERLLSVCDRTLITDALAGSAPRGRTLAEDTELAQRLLNNDKERREHQVVVDFIHQTLAQFGLKLRFTHVPDLLQLSNIQHLHTPIQTVLPVGLHPLEILAALHPTPAVAGLPREIACEQIQQYEQFERSLYAAPIGWVDAQNNAEFVVGIRSALLDGNRARLYAGAGIVSGSDPEREFAEVRLKLQALLRALV from the coding sequence ATGCTATGTCAGTCTCCTTTCACACCACTTGATTCCCTACAGGATTGTAACAAGTTATATCAATTTCTTGACTTCTGTAAACAGCAATCAATTGCTGAACAGCATGAGAAAATAGCGAGTATTTCCAGTACGATTGAATCGATCGATCCGCTAGCAGTTTTGTGGCAATTTGGCAAACCTCAGCAGCGACATTTTTATTTTGAAAATCGTGATCAAGAGCGGGCAATTGCGGCGATTGGTGAAGCTCGATCAATCCAAATAGAAGGAACGCGACGATTTGAAACTGCACAGGAATTCATTCAACGCTGCTTAAAACATTTCGTTATTAGTGATGCGTCTAATTTGCCGTGGGCACAGCCTTGTTTCTTTAGCAGTTTTACCTTTTTTGATCAATCTACTGCCTCTAACTCCTATTTTCCAAGTGCGATCGTTTTTCTACCCCAATGGCAAATTGTGCAAGGCAGTGATCGAAGTGCTATTCTTTTACATCAAGTTATTGAGGCTGACACGAATATTGAATTATTAACTGAAAAGATTTGGCGTGATTTTCAATCAATTCAACAGATCAGCTACAGTTTTTTTCATTTTTCAACTCAACTACCCACCCTACTAAACTGGGAAATTGTTGACACTCACGATTTTCAATCCACAGTCGTTGCAGCGTTGAAATCCATTCAACAGCAACAGTTAAATAAGTTAGTTTTAGCTCATGCCATTGATGTTGTTTCGCCGTTGCCCTTTCAATGGGGGCATTCCTTACACAATCTGCGGCAACTTCATCCTGATTGCTATGTGTTCTCGGTTGGCAACGGTCATGGGCAAAGTTTTGTTGGAGCCAGTCCCGAGCGCTTGCTTAGTGTTTGCGATCGAACGTTGATCACCGATGCCCTGGCTGGTTCAGCTCCACGTGGGCGAACCCTTGCCGAAGACACAGAATTGGCCCAGCGGTTACTCAACAATGACAAAGAACGACGCGAACATCAAGTTGTGGTCGATTTTATTCATCAAACCTTGGCCCAATTTGGTTTAAAGCTGCGGTTTACCCATGTTCCTGACCTATTGCAATTGTCCAATATTCAACATCTACACACACCAATTCAAACGGTGCTACCCGTGGGACTGCATCCGCTAGAAATTTTAGCTGCTCTGCATCCCACTCCGGCTGTGGCGGGTTTGCCCAGAGAAATTGCCTGCGAACAAATTCAACAGTATGAACAGTTTGAACGATCGCTCTATGCTGCTCCCATTGGTTGGGTGGATGCTCAAAACAATGCTGAGTTTGTCGTAGGCATTCGATCGGCGTTGCTGGATGGCAATCGAGCTAGACTTTACGCAGGAGCCGGAATTGTTTCCGGTTCTGATCCAGAACGAGAATTTGCGGAAGTGCGGCTCAAGTTGCAAGCGCTGTTACGGGCGTTGGTGTAA
- a CDS encoding DUF2358 domain-containing protein, with translation MDILDILREDYRRFPKNQTYSIYADDVYFKDPLNEFRGCDRYKRMIQLIDTLFVKPQLDLHNLQQNGNEIRSDWTLNMTSPLPWKPRLHIPGWSELTLNEQGLIVSHIDYWHCSRLDVLKQNFKLGRGESGMENGE, from the coding sequence ATGGACATTTTGGACATTCTTAGAGAAGACTATCGCCGTTTTCCTAAAAACCAAACCTACAGCATTTACGCAGACGATGTGTACTTTAAAGATCCATTGAATGAATTTCGCGGCTGCGATCGATATAAGCGGATGATCCAATTGATCGATACGTTGTTTGTCAAGCCGCAATTGGATCTTCATAACCTCCAGCAAAATGGCAATGAAATTCGATCGGACTGGACTTTAAACATGACCTCACCGCTGCCCTGGAAGCCGCGCCTGCATATTCCCGGATGGAGTGAGTTAACGCTCAATGAGCAAGGCTTAATCGTCTCTCATATTGACTACTGGCACTGTTCCCGGTTAGACGTGTTGAAGCAAAATTTCAAGTTGGGGCGTGGGGAGTCGGGAATGGAGAATGGGGAGTGA
- a CDS encoding alpha/beta fold hydrolase has product MLQFQPYGFGQQVCNTSLGVMAYYTPVAAPWRLVAGDGQHLPPIVFLHSLGGGSSAYEWSKVYPAFASSYRVVAPDLIGWGQSTHPARDYFIDDYFTMLREFLETLAAPAVVAASSLTAGIMVRLAIQRPDLIAGLFLVCPSGYGEPGADYSRGIAAQLAGTPGIDRLLYTLGAANEFAVRNFLENFLFADRARLTQEMVSAYLASAQQFNAEYAALASLKGNLCFDLGQFMPQLQVPTFITWGDRSRFGSPSLGRRLVSLNSDVVKAFWAIPNVGVLPHLEAPATTIGLLQAALTQLHF; this is encoded by the coding sequence ATGCTGCAATTTCAACCCTATGGGTTTGGACAACAGGTTTGCAATACCTCCTTGGGAGTCATGGCTTACTATACGCCTGTGGCGGCCCCATGGCGGCTAGTTGCTGGGGACGGACAACATTTACCGCCGATCGTGTTTCTGCATAGTTTGGGGGGTGGCTCGTCTGCCTATGAATGGTCTAAAGTCTATCCAGCGTTTGCCAGTTCTTATCGAGTTGTAGCACCCGATTTAATTGGTTGGGGGCAATCTACTCACCCAGCCCGTGACTATTTCATCGATGATTACTTCACCATGCTGCGGGAGTTTTTAGAGACTTTAGCTGCTCCAGCAGTAGTGGCGGCCTCATCGTTGACGGCTGGAATCATGGTTCGTCTAGCGATTCAACGCCCTGATTTAATCGCAGGGTTGTTTCTCGTTTGTCCATCGGGCTATGGGGAGCCTGGAGCCGATTACAGTCGTGGCATTGCAGCCCAACTAGCTGGAACTCCTGGGATCGATCGCCTGCTCTACACCTTGGGAGCCGCCAATGAATTCGCGGTGCGTAACTTTTTAGAGAATTTTTTGTTTGCCGATCGAGCGCGCCTCACCCAAGAAATGGTGTCTGCCTATCTCGCCTCGGCGCAACAATTCAACGCAGAATATGCGGCACTGGCATCATTAAAGGGCAATCTTTGCTTTGATTTAGGGCAATTTATGCCACAGTTGCAAGTTCCCACATTCATCACTTGGGGCGATCGATCGCGATTCGGCAGTCCCTCGCTAGGACGGCGGTTGGTCAGCTTAAATTCAGACGTTGTCAAAGCTTTTTGGGCGATTCCCAATGTAGGTGTTTTACCACACTTGGAAGCTCCAGCTACGACGATCGGGCTGCTGCAAGCGGCTTTGACTCAACTACACTTTTAG
- a CDS encoding TRC40/GET3/ArsA family transport-energizing ATPase yields the protein MRVILMTGKGGVGKTSVAAATGLRCAELGYKTLVLSTDPAHSLADSFDMELEHNPRSVRPNLWGAELDALMELESNWGAVKRYITQVLQARGLEGVEAEELAILPGMDEIFSLVRMKRHYDEGEFDVLIIDSAPTGTALRLLSLPEVAGWYMRRFYKPLQAVSAALRPLVEPLFRPIAGFSLPNQEVMDAPYEFYQQIEALEKVLTDNSQTSVRLVTNPEKMVIKESLRAHAYLSLYNVATDMVVANRIIPDQVTDPFFQKWKDNQQQYRQEIHENFSPLPIKEVPLYSEEMCGLAALDRLKETLYADEDPAQVFYKETTLRVVQEQNQYSLEVYLPGIPKNQVELSKTGDELNIRIGNHRRNLVLPQALAALQPAGAKMEEDYLKIRFAAT from the coding sequence ATGCGTGTAATTTTGATGACGGGCAAGGGAGGCGTTGGTAAAACCTCTGTTGCAGCGGCGACGGGGCTGCGCTGTGCCGAATTAGGTTATAAAACTCTAGTTTTGAGTACCGATCCGGCTCATTCGCTTGCCGATAGTTTTGATATGGAACTGGAGCATAACCCTCGATCGGTGCGGCCCAATCTGTGGGGAGCCGAACTAGACGCCCTGATGGAGTTGGAAAGCAACTGGGGAGCCGTCAAACGCTACATTACACAAGTGTTGCAAGCACGAGGCTTGGAAGGTGTAGAAGCTGAAGAATTGGCGATTCTGCCCGGCATGGATGAGATTTTTAGCTTAGTGCGGATGAAGCGCCACTATGACGAAGGCGAGTTTGATGTGCTCATTATCGACTCGGCCCCTACAGGAACAGCACTGCGTTTGTTAAGCTTGCCAGAAGTGGCAGGCTGGTATATGCGTCGCTTCTACAAACCTCTGCAAGCAGTATCAGCCGCCCTGCGCCCTCTTGTAGAGCCATTGTTTCGCCCGATCGCCGGATTCTCGCTGCCCAATCAAGAAGTAATGGATGCGCCCTACGAGTTCTATCAGCAAATTGAAGCGTTAGAAAAAGTTCTAACCGACAATAGCCAAACCTCGGTGCGTTTAGTGACCAATCCTGAAAAAATGGTGATTAAAGAATCGCTGCGGGCCCATGCTTACCTCAGCCTTTACAATGTGGCAACCGATATGGTGGTGGCCAACCGCATTATTCCCGATCAGGTGACTGATCCATTCTTCCAAAAGTGGAAAGACAATCAGCAGCAGTATCGCCAGGAAATTCACGAAAACTTTAGCCCGTTGCCAATCAAAGAAGTGCCGCTTTATTCAGAAGAGATGTGTGGGCTGGCCGCGCTCGATCGCCTCAAAGAAACGCTGTATGCCGATGAAGATCCAGCGCAAGTGTTCTATAAAGAAACCACATTGCGAGTGGTGCAAGAGCAAAACCAGTACAGTTTAGAGGTATATTTGCCTGGAATTCCCAAAAACCAAGTGGAACTCAGCAAAACAGGCGATGAATTGAATATTCGTATTGGCAACCATCGCCGTAATTTGGTTCTGCCTCAAGCCTTAGCAGCATTGCAGCCCGCCGGAGCCAAGATGGAGGAAGATTACCTAAAAATCCGTTTTGCTGCAACTTAG
- the psbA gene encoding photosystem II q(b) protein, which produces MTTTFQRRESANAWERFCNWITSTDNRLYIGWFGVLMIPCLLTATICYIIAFVAAPPVDIDGIREPVAGSLIYGNNIISGAVVPSSNAIGLHLYPIWEAASLDEWLYNGGPYQLVVFHFLIGIFAYMGRQWELSYRLGMRPWICVAYSAPLAAATSVFLIYPIGQGSFSDGMPLGISGTFNFMFVFQAEHNILMHPFHMLGVAGVFGGSLFSAMHGSLVTSSLVRETTENESQNYGYKFGQEEETYNIVAAHGYFGRLIFQYASFNNSRSLHFFLGAWPVVCIWFTALGISTMAFNLNGFNFNQSVLDSQGRVVNTWADILNRANLGMEVMHERNAHNFPLDLAAGEATPVALTAPQING; this is translated from the coding sequence ATGACCACTACCTTTCAACGTCGCGAAAGCGCCAATGCATGGGAGCGGTTCTGCAACTGGATCACCAGCACTGACAATCGTCTTTATATCGGTTGGTTTGGCGTGCTAATGATCCCCTGCTTGCTAACTGCCACCATCTGCTACATCATTGCCTTTGTCGCCGCTCCTCCGGTAGACATCGACGGCATCCGCGAACCCGTGGCAGGGTCGTTGATCTACGGCAACAACATCATCTCTGGTGCAGTGGTGCCGTCATCGAACGCCATCGGTCTTCACCTCTATCCGATCTGGGAAGCAGCCTCTCTCGACGAGTGGCTCTACAACGGCGGACCGTACCAGTTGGTAGTGTTCCACTTCTTGATTGGTATTTTTGCTTACATGGGTCGTCAGTGGGAACTGAGCTACCGCCTAGGTATGCGTCCCTGGATCTGTGTGGCTTACTCTGCACCGCTGGCAGCCGCTACTTCCGTGTTCTTGATCTATCCGATCGGGCAAGGCAGCTTTTCGGATGGAATGCCATTGGGCATCAGCGGCACGTTCAACTTCATGTTCGTGTTCCAGGCTGAGCACAACATTCTGATGCACCCGTTCCACATGCTGGGGGTTGCTGGGGTGTTCGGCGGCAGCTTGTTCAGCGCCATGCACGGGTCGTTGGTGACCTCCTCGCTGGTGCGTGAGACGACCGAGAACGAGAGCCAGAACTATGGCTACAAGTTTGGGCAGGAAGAAGAGACCTACAACATCGTGGCAGCGCACGGGTACTTTGGTCGGTTGATTTTCCAGTATGCCAGCTTCAACAACTCGCGGAGCTTGCACTTCTTCTTGGGTGCGTGGCCCGTTGTTTGTATCTGGTTCACGGCGTTGGGCATCAGCACGATGGCGTTCAACCTGAACGGGTTCAACTTCAACCAGTCGGTGTTGGATAGCCAAGGACGTGTTGTCAATACTTGGGCGGACATTCTCAACCGTGCGAACTTGGGGATGGAAGTGATGCACGAGCGCAATGCGCACAACTTCCCGCTGGACTTGGCGGCGGGTGAAGCAACTCCGGTCGCTTTGACGGCTCCCCAAATTAATGGTTAA
- a CDS encoding response regulator yields the protein MQHLDELTDELTVKDPAPLKILLAEDNLTNQKLAIRQLQFLGYEADVVTDGKAAIAAATQSHYDLILMDCQMPILNGFEATAAIRNWERQLSRSVQIIVVAMTASDLHQDRERAIAAGMDDFLIKPVHKEILAALLTHWQQRLAMNQRAAQPMRRILGHPPTSVLQRLPVLLDLEHLHRLSDDKPEFELELLQIFLQDSRRQLEILKQAVYRQNTPQIYQSVHHIRGASANVGARAMQFVAERLEAYVQQSMPVLNFSPTDRSLDTISLKIAMMQELTAKLDFSLAQIQLAVDQMRVLDQSQPSGHCSLDL from the coding sequence ATGCAGCACTTAGATGAACTCACCGATGAACTCACCGTAAAAGACCCTGCTCCGCTGAAAATTTTGTTGGCGGAAGACAATCTCACCAACCAAAAGCTTGCGATCCGGCAACTGCAATTTTTAGGCTATGAGGCTGATGTAGTCACCGATGGCAAAGCGGCGATCGCCGCCGCAACTCAATCTCACTATGACTTGATCCTAATGGACTGCCAGATGCCCATCTTGAACGGGTTTGAGGCCACAGCCGCCATTCGTAATTGGGAACGGCAGTTGAGTCGCTCTGTCCAAATAATCGTGGTAGCAATGACAGCTAGCGATCTACATCAAGATCGAGAACGGGCGATTGCCGCAGGCATGGATGATTTTTTAATAAAACCTGTGCACAAAGAAATCTTGGCAGCCTTGTTGACTCACTGGCAACAGAGGCTAGCAATGAACCAGCGAGCGGCTCAACCTATGCGGCGGATTTTGGGACATCCCCCGACATCTGTACTCCAACGCTTGCCTGTTCTCTTAGATTTAGAACACCTGCATCGGTTGTCGGATGACAAACCAGAGTTTGAATTAGAACTGTTGCAAATTTTTCTGCAAGACAGCCGCCGTCAGTTAGAGATTTTGAAACAGGCTGTTTACCGACAAAACACCCCGCAAATTTATCAGAGTGTCCATCACATTCGCGGAGCTAGTGCCAACGTTGGAGCAAGAGCCATGCAATTTGTGGCTGAGCGGTTAGAAGCCTATGTGCAGCAATCAATGCCAGTACTCAACTTCTCACCAACCGATCGATCGCTAGACACCATCTCTCTGAAAATTGCCATGATGCAAGAACTTACGGCCAAGCTAGATTTTTCGCTAGCGCAGATTCAACTCGCTGTCGATCAGATGCGTGTGTTAGATCAATCGCAACCATCTGGGCATTGCTCACTAGACCTATGA
- a CDS encoding LmeA family phospholipid-binding protein, translated as MEFLTILLSALLGIISPAGFVLDRVAETAIRNQLDSAEELSVRIDNTPSYQALRGRVDRVRIAGRGLFPVAGVRVAELEVETDAIALDLDQLRQGQPELEQPLQAAVKFVLTEADLNQALQSELVAEQLRRLNVSLSGTSAASELIDPQLDFLPNDRLRLQATLQDPQTGEQTRVVAETGLEMIAGHQLQLLEPTIKVNEQIVAPQLLAFLIGNVSQRFDLTNLEESGITARVLNLEIEADRLTLVSFVRIEPGTELNW; from the coding sequence ATGGAATTTTTGACGATTTTGCTGTCAGCGCTACTGGGCATTATCTCTCCTGCTGGATTTGTGCTCGATCGCGTGGCAGAAACGGCGATTCGCAATCAACTGGATTCAGCCGAAGAACTGAGTGTTCGCATTGATAATACGCCTAGCTATCAGGCATTGCGAGGACGGGTCGATCGGGTGCGGATAGCTGGTCGGGGGCTGTTTCCAGTAGCTGGAGTGAGAGTGGCGGAGTTAGAAGTGGAAACAGACGCGATCGCGCTTGATCTGGATCAGTTGCGGCAGGGACAACCAGAACTAGAGCAGCCCCTACAAGCGGCAGTTAAATTTGTCCTAACTGAAGCCGATCTAAATCAAGCATTGCAGTCTGAACTGGTCGCTGAGCAACTACGACGGTTAAATGTATCGCTCTCTGGTACTTCGGCAGCGTCGGAACTGATTGATCCACAACTAGACTTTCTGCCCAACGATCGTCTGCGGCTGCAAGCCACCCTGCAAGATCCACAAACGGGTGAACAAACTCGCGTGGTAGCGGAGACTGGGCTAGAGATGATAGCAGGACACCAGCTTCAACTGCTTGAGCCAACCATTAAGGTGAATGAACAAATCGTTGCGCCGCAATTGTTAGCTTTCTTAATTGGTAACGTGAGCCAACGCTTCGATCTAACAAATCTGGAAGAGAGCGGAATCACGGCGCGAGTTCTAAACTTAGAGATAGAAGCCGATCGCTTAACTCTGGTTAGCTTTGTTCGCATTGAACCCGGAACCGAGTTGAACTGGTAG
- the hisC gene encoding histidinol-phosphate transaminase translates to MGYFRPAIEAMTGYIPGEQPKPGTNIIKLNTNENPYPPSPKALEVLRSLDSEWLRRYPDPFAKEFCQAVSEVLGVPADWVLVGNGSDDVLNVLVRACAEGADRSVVYPMPTYVLYRTLAAMQPADVVEVPYGEEFQLPIEALVAAKGAITFIATPNSPSGHCVPLEDLRTLAQQVAGIVAIDEAYVDFAESSALPLLQEFENVILLRTLSKGYSLAGLRMGFALANPKLLTGLFKVKDSYNIDAIATAIGTAAMRDQSYKNACAEKVKRSRTQLSTDLKNLGFTVLPSHGNFVLATPPDGRAEFLQQALKQRGILLRYFKQPGLDDKLRITVGTDAQNQILIEAIVSLLNS, encoded by the coding sequence ATGGGCTATTTTCGTCCGGCGATTGAGGCAATGACGGGCTATATTCCAGGAGAGCAACCGAAGCCCGGCACGAATATTATTAAATTGAATACGAATGAGAATCCTTATCCACCGTCTCCAAAGGCGTTGGAGGTGTTGCGATCGTTGGATAGTGAATGGCTGCGGCGTTACCCTGATCCGTTTGCTAAAGAGTTTTGTCAAGCGGTGAGCGAGGTGTTGGGGGTGCCAGCCGATTGGGTGTTGGTAGGCAATGGCAGTGATGATGTGCTGAATGTGCTGGTGCGGGCTTGTGCAGAGGGAGCCGATCGTTCAGTCGTCTATCCCATGCCTACCTACGTGTTATATCGCACGTTGGCCGCCATGCAGCCAGCTGATGTAGTGGAAGTGCCTTATGGCGAAGAGTTTCAGCTACCGATTGAGGCATTAGTTGCTGCCAAGGGAGCGATCACGTTTATTGCCACACCCAACAGTCCCTCTGGGCATTGTGTGCCACTAGAGGATTTGCGTACGTTGGCGCAACAGGTTGCGGGCATTGTAGCGATCGATGAAGCTTATGTCGATTTTGCTGAGTCGTCGGCGTTGCCGTTGCTGCAAGAGTTTGAGAATGTGATTTTGCTGCGGACGCTCTCTAAAGGCTACTCGCTAGCAGGGCTGCGCATGGGCTTTGCCCTTGCCAATCCCAAGCTGTTAACCGGACTTTTCAAGGTCAAAGACAGCTATAACATTGATGCCATTGCGACCGCCATCGGTACAGCCGCCATGCGCGACCAGTCTTACAAAAATGCTTGTGCCGAGAAAGTCAAACGATCGCGCACCCAACTCAGCACCGATCTGAAAAATTTAGGCTTCACCGTCTTGCCCTCCCATGGCAATTTCGTTCTAGCCACTCCACCAGACGGCAGGGCTGAGTTTCTGCAACAAGCCCTGAAACAACGGGGCATTCTCCTTCGTTACTTCAAACAGCCTGGTCTTGACGACAAACTGCGTATCACCGTTGGCACCGACGCACAAAACCAGATTTTGATTGAGGCAATTGTCAGCCTGCTTAACTCCTAA
- a CDS encoding GerMN domain-containing protein, producing MQDHDSMPSKQPSPSRPSRALPLGILAGAAILALLAGGGTAWWTWHSVNSKPTAPLPAAKVPDTSQASPSPLTQTPAQQTVQVYWLKTDADGIEPTASPVTVAADQPNAVLKAAFEEMLKGSDDPALTSTVPQGTILREVQVKEDGVHVNLSEEFTTGGGSTSMTGRLAQVIYTATTLNPNAPVWISVEGKPLEVLGGEGLVVDQPMTRDSFEENFSY from the coding sequence ATGCAAGACCATGATTCGATGCCATCTAAGCAACCATCCCCTTCACGTCCTTCCCGAGCGCTTCCATTGGGTATTTTAGCGGGCGCTGCAATCTTGGCACTGCTAGCAGGTGGTGGCACAGCTTGGTGGACGTGGCACTCCGTCAATTCCAAACCCACAGCCCCGCTTCCGGCTGCCAAAGTCCCAGACACGTCTCAAGCATCTCCTAGCCCCCTCACGCAAACCCCTGCCCAGCAGACCGTTCAGGTTTACTGGCTGAAAACCGATGCCGATGGTATTGAACCAACCGCTAGCCCTGTGACAGTGGCGGCTGATCAACCCAACGCTGTGCTAAAAGCCGCTTTTGAAGAAATGCTCAAGGGTTCTGATGATCCAGCGCTAACCTCCACTGTTCCTCAAGGCACAATCCTACGAGAAGTACAGGTGAAAGAGGATGGTGTTCATGTCAATTTATCAGAGGAGTTCACCACTGGGGGTGGGAGCACGTCGATGACGGGTCGGTTAGCCCAGGTAATCTACACAGCCACTACGCTTAACCCCAATGCACCTGTTTGGATCTCGGTGGAAGGGAAACCGCTGGAAGTGCTGGGTGGAGAAGGGTTGGTTGTAGATCAGCCCATGACTCGTGATAGCTTTGAAGAAAACTTCAGCTATTAG